The following coding sequences lie in one Tichowtungia aerotolerans genomic window:
- a CDS encoding MlaD family protein, whose product MPDKYKKDLSIEVLVGMFMFVILIALGVFTIVLSRQNFLQKKYPVRVIFSEVGGLREGDNVFLRGTKVGIVKATYLENNHVIVESDLEVPVEFREGYKVEVVASSMLGGKLLKLYEGPLGAPALPPSTTIMGDEPIDILQELGDAVGEFKAMTRKVTAGEGTLGRLLSDDEMYKSLKTMVDNLNVISAKLSNGEGTIGKLIQDETIYNDVQKTVANLSDVSERLVNGKGTLGRLLSEDDALYADVSSAAANIREITEKIRSGEGTLGKLMEDDQMYVEAQKLFEELRAAIDDMRETSPVTTFSSVVFGAF is encoded by the coding sequence ATGCCTGATAAATACAAAAAAGACCTGAGTATTGAAGTCCTTGTCGGGATGTTTATGTTTGTAATCCTGATTGCTCTGGGAGTTTTCACCATCGTGCTCAGCCGACAGAACTTTCTGCAGAAAAAATATCCAGTTAGGGTCATCTTCTCAGAGGTCGGTGGGTTGCGCGAAGGCGACAATGTGTTTCTGCGCGGCACCAAGGTGGGGATTGTCAAAGCCACTTATCTGGAGAACAATCACGTGATCGTCGAAAGCGATCTCGAAGTTCCGGTGGAATTCCGAGAGGGTTATAAAGTGGAAGTGGTGGCATCGTCTATGCTGGGTGGTAAACTGCTGAAACTCTATGAAGGACCGCTGGGAGCTCCGGCACTTCCTCCCAGTACGACCATTATGGGGGATGAACCCATTGATATTCTGCAGGAGCTGGGTGATGCCGTCGGTGAGTTTAAGGCAATGACCCGGAAAGTGACCGCTGGAGAAGGTACCTTGGGTCGTCTTCTTTCAGATGATGAAATGTATAAATCACTGAAAACGATGGTGGATAACCTGAATGTCATCAGTGCCAAACTCTCGAATGGAGAGGGAACCATCGGAAAGCTGATTCAGGACGAGACAATTTATAACGACGTTCAGAAGACGGTTGCCAATTTGAGCGATGTCAGCGAACGTCTAGTGAATGGAAAAGGAACGCTGGGCAGACTTCTGTCCGAAGATGACGCACTGTATGCCGACGTTTCCAGTGCCGCTGCAAATATTCGCGAAATTACAGAGAAAATCAGGTCCGGTGAGGGGACTCTCGGCAAGCTGATGGAAGACGATCAGATGTATGTCGAAGCGCAGAAGCTGTTCGAAGAGCTGCGCGCCGCGATTGATGACATGCGTGAAACCTCGCCGGTTACAACCTTCAGCTCTGTGGTTTTCGGGGCCTTCTAA
- a CDS encoding ABC transporter ATP-binding protein → MIKFENVTKKLGRKTVLDGVSFEVPKGETFVVVGLSGAGKSVTLKHMVQLLVPDSGTVRIGDDVISSASGPELARIRGRFGVLFQGAALLQWLTVFENVALPLREHTKMSEEEIEKTVLEKLSLLNMQEAVDKYPSDLSGGMQKRVGLARAIVMNPEIILYDEPTSGLDPVTSRLIDGLIENLRNELGITSVVVTHDLHSALAIGTRIMMIDGGRIVENATPEEFIESKNETVQRFLESQYITRRGEWEKGMKNHA, encoded by the coding sequence ATGATCAAGTTCGAAAATGTAACGAAAAAGCTGGGCAGAAAGACTGTCCTCGACGGAGTCTCTTTTGAGGTTCCGAAGGGGGAGACGTTTGTTGTGGTCGGTCTGTCGGGCGCAGGAAAAAGTGTGACGCTGAAGCACATGGTGCAGCTGTTGGTTCCGGACAGCGGAACTGTGCGCATCGGCGACGATGTAATCAGTTCCGCCAGCGGGCCGGAGCTGGCGCGGATTCGCGGCCGGTTTGGTGTGCTTTTCCAAGGCGCGGCGCTGCTGCAGTGGTTAACGGTGTTTGAGAATGTCGCTTTGCCTTTGCGTGAGCACACCAAAATGAGCGAAGAGGAAATCGAAAAAACCGTCCTCGAAAAACTGAGTCTGCTGAATATGCAGGAAGCGGTTGATAAATATCCTTCCGACCTGTCCGGCGGAATGCAGAAAAGAGTTGGGCTGGCGCGGGCCATCGTAATGAATCCGGAGATTATTCTTTACGACGAGCCGACATCCGGCCTCGATCCGGTCACATCGCGCCTGATTGACGGACTGATCGAAAACCTTCGCAATGAACTGGGCATTACCAGTGTGGTGGTGACGCACGATCTGCACAGCGCTCTGGCCATCGGCACGCGTATTATGATGATTGACGGTGGAAGAATAGTTGAAAACGCTACCCCTGAAGAATTTATAGAATCAAAAAATGAGACCGTTCAGCGGTTCCTCGAGTCCCAGTACATCACCCGTCGAGGGGAATGGGAGAAAGGAATGAAGAATCATGCCTGA
- a CDS encoding MlaE family ABC transporter permease yields the protein MKVTASEHRERMSYLDLPIRSFRRLGRIILMACHEMGQALIMLASSTLYIRTLWRPRARYETSMQLYITGIKSLGVITVVAMFTGMILALQTGLELRRYGQEEFIGSAVAVSMIREMGPFMTGLIIAASVGSAIAAQLGTMTVSEEIAALEVMSIDPHRFLVMPRLVALAVMMPILTIYTNLIGIFGGGVVGSTQLGVAFQAYLDNATRYAENKDLYVGLLKALVFGVIIATVACHQGLTTSEGAVGVGRATRRTVIISFLLILIVGYMITRLFYI from the coding sequence ATGAAGGTTACAGCGTCAGAACATCGGGAGCGAATGAGTTATCTGGATCTTCCGATCCGGTCGTTCCGGCGGCTGGGTCGGATTATTCTGATGGCCTGTCACGAGATGGGGCAGGCCCTGATTATGCTGGCTTCTTCCACGCTTTATATCCGGACCCTTTGGCGCCCGCGCGCCCGGTATGAGACATCCATGCAGCTGTATATCACCGGAATTAAGAGCCTGGGGGTAATTACGGTGGTGGCCATGTTCACGGGAATGATCCTGGCGTTGCAGACCGGCCTGGAGCTGCGCCGCTATGGGCAGGAGGAATTCATCGGTTCTGCGGTGGCGGTTTCGATGATTCGCGAAATGGGACCGTTTATGACCGGCCTGATTATTGCAGCCAGTGTCGGGTCCGCAATTGCCGCTCAGCTTGGGACGATGACTGTCTCGGAAGAAATCGCCGCGCTTGAGGTGATGTCGATTGACCCCCATCGTTTTCTGGTGATGCCGCGGCTGGTTGCTTTGGCGGTGATGATGCCGATTCTGACGATTTATACCAATCTGATCGGGATTTTTGGCGGCGGTGTTGTCGGTTCCACTCAGCTCGGTGTGGCATTTCAGGCTTATCTCGACAACGCCACCCGCTATGCCGAGAATAAGGATTTGTATGTCGGCCTGCTTAAGGCGTTGGTCTTCGGAGTCATTATCGCTACGGTCGCGTGTCATCAGGGGCTGACGACTTCCGAAGGGGCCGTTGGGGTGGGACGGGCCACCCGCCGCACTGTGATTATCTCTTTTCTGCTGATCCTGATTGTCGGCTACATGATTACACGGCTGTTTTACATATGA
- a CDS encoding phenylpyruvate tautomerase MIF-related protein, giving the protein MPLLKIQTPTEIPSDMLAALSMILAETIGKPESYVMVSATTANLMMSGSSGDAAFVEVKSIGGLSHEVNAALSENICRLLNGTLGISMDRVYLNFTEVPASQWGWNSSLFG; this is encoded by the coding sequence ATGCCGCTTCTTAAAATTCAAACCCCCACAGAAATTCCATCCGATATGCTGGCCGCTCTTTCAATGATTCTGGCGGAAACCATTGGTAAGCCGGAGAGCTATGTCATGGTTAGTGCAACGACCGCGAATTTGATGATGTCCGGTTCTTCAGGAGATGCCGCTTTTGTGGAGGTCAAAAGTATCGGCGGACTCAGCCATGAGGTAAATGCGGCTCTTTCTGAGAACATCTGCAGGCTGCTTAACGGGACGCTTGGAATCTCAATGGATCGTGTTTATCTGAATTTTACTGAAGTTCCCGCCAGTCAATGGGGATGGAACAGCTCGCTTTTTGGATAA
- a CDS encoding AAA family ATPase has product MKKPVVVYIAGERQHAGKTVSSLGIISALCKVVAPKDIGYFKPVGQEMVTLPSGERIDKDVRIVQEFTELDMPNLGLLSPVRVGDGVTRDYLACDHPGKRTEAYEKAIVQTMEHLSNKRLIIAEGTGHPGVGAVVGLSNARVSNLLHAKILYLVGGGIGKPLDELEVDLSYFSHKKSRVAGILFNKVLPNKTDMMKSVLSEPAINRIFPEWDPSLKIFGYMPQVQYLNNPSMQLVSGSFKTCQRMNEQNIERWQKPCRQVNVVSQGSESFIAKEHLKARDIAVLGAGSHCRLQRIIDFDRALEGDNLGGIILNCANDNMPDEKALAMVRESGIPTLIVPDDAGAVDQTCYKCFVNTKLQLYDRQKHEAIEQLFAEHFDAERFVRTIGL; this is encoded by the coding sequence ATGAAAAAACCGGTTGTGGTTTATATTGCAGGAGAACGACAGCACGCAGGAAAAACCGTGTCCAGCCTCGGAATCATTTCCGCGCTGTGCAAAGTGGTTGCCCCGAAAGATATCGGATACTTCAAACCCGTCGGACAGGAAATGGTCACGCTGCCGTCCGGAGAGCGCATCGACAAAGACGTTCGCATTGTTCAGGAATTCACCGAACTGGACATGCCGAACCTGGGACTGCTCTCCCCGGTTCGAGTCGGCGACGGTGTTACGCGCGACTATCTGGCCTGCGATCACCCCGGAAAACGCACCGAAGCCTACGAAAAAGCGATCGTACAAACCATGGAGCATCTGTCGAACAAACGGCTGATTATTGCAGAAGGGACCGGTCATCCCGGCGTCGGCGCGGTTGTCGGACTCTCGAATGCCCGCGTTTCCAACCTGCTTCATGCCAAAATCCTCTACCTGGTCGGCGGCGGCATCGGCAAACCGCTCGACGAACTGGAAGTCGACCTCTCCTATTTTTCCCACAAAAAAAGCCGCGTCGCCGGAATTCTGTTCAACAAAGTTCTGCCCAACAAAACAGATATGATGAAATCTGTACTTTCAGAACCGGCCATCAACCGGATCTTCCCGGAGTGGGACCCGTCATTGAAAATTTTCGGCTACATGCCGCAGGTCCAATATCTCAACAACCCGTCCATGCAGCTGGTCAGCGGAAGTTTTAAAACCTGCCAACGGATGAATGAACAAAACATTGAGCGCTGGCAGAAGCCCTGCCGACAGGTCAACGTCGTTTCCCAGGGCAGCGAATCATTCATTGCCAAAGAGCATCTGAAAGCCCGCGACATCGCTGTACTCGGCGCCGGATCCCATTGCCGCCTGCAGCGCATCATCGATTTCGACCGAGCTCTTGAGGGAGACAATCTCGGAGGCATCATCCTCAACTGCGCCAATGACAACATGCCGGATGAAAAAGCCCTTGCGATGGTACGAGAAAGCGGCATCCCGACACTGATCGTTCCGGACGACGCCGGAGCCGTCGACCAGACATGCTACAAATGCTTTGTCAACACCAAGCTGCAGCTCTACGACCGCCAGAAACATGAAGCCATCGAACAGCTCTTCGCCGAACACTTTGACGCCGAGCGCTTCGTTCGAACGATCGGACTGTAA
- a CDS encoding UDP-N-acetylmuramate--L-alanine ligase — protein MRIHVIGIGGCGMNGVAQLAAHAGYRVSGSDRATGLDIFQTLEKQGIDIVPQDGSGILKDTDFVVYSTAIEQGNPDLEKAQSLGIPLLHRSEMLAKLCKGNEVIAIAGTAGKSTVTGLLGHIFQCMEKDPTVYCGAAINNFGSSVRFGSKGGPWIIEVDESDKSFLHFYPAHAIITNIAEDHFELPELRKLFTQFEEQVAGTLIKQPERFECPSPLIGRHNIENVNNALTLCKALGLDMQKCIEAIASFKGIERRLERHGDYVIDDFAHSPIKIEAALEAVSEVWPSFNAVWRPHGFTPLFQGLNGFTAAFATEKAQRAFILPVYYAGGTVNKKITSEQFVEKLQAAGVPAEFVPDFQCLEKRLLEDGRPVLLMGARDPELPRVARQLAKKL, from the coding sequence ATGAGAATTCACGTTATTGGAATCGGCGGGTGCGGAATGAACGGCGTCGCACAGCTCGCGGCGCACGCCGGATATCGCGTAAGCGGCTCGGACCGCGCAACCGGCCTCGACATTTTCCAAACATTGGAAAAACAGGGAATCGACATTGTTCCGCAGGACGGCTCCGGCATTCTGAAAGACACCGATTTTGTCGTCTACAGCACCGCCATCGAACAGGGAAACCCTGACCTTGAGAAGGCCCAGTCATTGGGCATCCCTCTTTTGCATCGCTCCGAAATGCTGGCCAAGCTGTGCAAAGGCAACGAGGTCATCGCCATCGCCGGAACGGCCGGAAAATCGACCGTTACCGGACTGCTCGGCCATATTTTCCAATGCATGGAAAAAGATCCGACCGTCTACTGCGGCGCAGCAATCAACAACTTCGGCTCGTCGGTTCGCTTCGGCTCTAAAGGCGGTCCATGGATCATCGAAGTCGACGAAAGCGACAAGTCGTTCCTCCATTTTTACCCGGCGCACGCAATCATCACCAACATTGCCGAAGACCATTTTGAACTTCCCGAACTCCGAAAGCTGTTCACCCAGTTTGAAGAACAGGTTGCCGGAACCCTCATCAAACAGCCGGAACGGTTCGAGTGCCCTTCTCCGCTGATCGGCAGGCACAACATTGAAAATGTGAACAATGCGCTGACGCTTTGCAAAGCGCTCGGGCTCGATATGCAGAAATGTATTGAAGCAATTGCTTCCTTCAAAGGAATTGAGCGACGACTGGAGCGGCACGGCGACTACGTGATCGACGACTTCGCGCACAGTCCGATCAAGATTGAAGCCGCACTCGAAGCTGTCTCCGAAGTCTGGCCTTCGTTCAACGCCGTCTGGCGTCCGCACGGCTTCACCCCTCTGTTCCAGGGACTCAACGGATTCACTGCAGCATTCGCCACTGAAAAGGCGCAACGTGCTTTCATTCTGCCGGTTTATTATGCCGGGGGGACTGTGAACAAAAAAATCACGTCGGAACAGTTTGTTGAGAAGCTTCAAGCCGCCGGCGTGCCGGCGGAATTTGTTCCGGATTTCCAATGTCTGGAAAAACGTCTGCTCGAAGACGGCCGGCCGGTTCTCCTCATGGGCGCGCGCGATCCCGAGCTGCCGAGGGTTGCCCGGCAGCTCGCGAAAAAGCTTTAA
- a CDS encoding S8 family serine peptidase, whose amino-acid sequence MKHIWIGMVCLAIAGQGRAGTLRLKNGAVDTSSLPVKTMSLALPAAVQQETLDGKICQLVQFRATPSGDDQKQLQALGGEIVGYVPDHAFLVLIDSAKSDLPQTLSGVEWVGSCFPEYKVSAALDMTQPELEVVISLLKPGFLPRVEWWIEQQQGTVVDSGKSTTRASIRATLSADSVAALAELAEVEWIEPFIQMEVFNNVAVEAPRMNVKTVWETHGLTGAGQVVAVGDTGLDLGNLETIHPDFSGRIRYASSYLYGDNWKDYNGHGTHVAGSVLGDGSAFSNGLYRGVAYESELVMQALGDNSGTAAIYGPSPLGILFEEAYTNGARIHHNSWGADAAGAYTSQSRDVDDFMWQNDDMLIVFSAGNAGEDANGDGVIDWQSLGVPGTAKNCLTVGAAESDRPAGSGGYSSKSWGGVRPVQYSEPPIRDDLISTSDDGVHQGMAAFSSRGPCADGRIKPDVVAPGTDIISCRARDGASDGWGLLSGEAGEYYKFSGGTSMSGPLVSGVAALARQYFEEYHSVPNPSAALLKAALINGAVSLYPGQYGTNDFLEIPNTTGNNVEGWGQVNAGNTFFPEGKENVFWDRNRLQTSEKHIFELNVTGTNGLSTTLVWSDPPASLLSSLQLVNDLDLILISPSGVTNRPNGLVSADHTNNVEQVDLAVCETGLWTMVVSGYSVPEGPQSYALFSSFSGDAGNTFEVTSVWHEPTIVVGAEEPVDLFASLTTGGKALAGVGMSWREDDGAWKYQAMSFIATNGENLVYSTQIQPSSVGAVVDYYAYALLDLELITSPTNQFGVNSPVLYVSTSGSQTWPYDSLERAYTNLNQAFNAALPGREIRVDDGSYEVQLMSFDDDITLTSLNGPGSTILDFTAQNYPGIILYAGTVSGVTIQGGLSPVDIAAGGVTVAGGTLSNCWVRNNFSYYLAGGVYLYDGLVKDCRIENNLCYYYGGGLLTRGGLVENSIIDGNQSGLDAGGVEVWGGTIRNCTFVNNYAGGYGGGVDIGDVALVENCIVLSNNAALGGDNWYEWVPMNMRYSCTTPLPSGIGNMDIDPLFADFDAGDYHLRSTYGRFAAGGWVVDSEDSPCIDFGNPLSDASREPTVSRVNMGAYGNTAEASRSGTNETRLIVQAVDGATDPAAGVHIYSPEDFVAVSLADDPFTVGTTQYQFSAWSTDNSWARSLSTNESLDLSMTNNWIVRVSHDLFYRADLYAGTNGTVAFSNGWYAANSMLSATATPDLYYVFDEWAGENTSVANNPLTIQLTRPVELYARFVLGRTASGVPHWWLGQYGFTNNYDAVAAEDPDGDGAQTWQEYVAGTQPFNSNSVLRLNLEMQPGTNSLSWMAQADRTYTLYYGTNLTEGINNVLVEYYSIFPMPLWLPDYLHADQPSVFYRLEVEYDGD is encoded by the coding sequence ATGAAGCATATATGGATAGGAATGGTTTGTCTGGCGATTGCCGGACAGGGACGCGCAGGAACGTTGAGACTGAAAAACGGTGCGGTCGATACGTCGTCTTTACCTGTGAAGACAATGAGTTTGGCTCTGCCGGCAGCAGTTCAGCAGGAGACTCTGGATGGTAAAATCTGTCAGCTGGTGCAGTTTCGCGCAACACCGAGCGGGGACGATCAAAAACAGCTGCAGGCTCTGGGGGGCGAGATTGTCGGCTATGTGCCGGACCATGCATTCCTGGTGCTGATTGATTCTGCAAAGTCTGATTTGCCGCAAACTCTGAGCGGTGTTGAATGGGTGGGATCCTGTTTTCCGGAATACAAAGTGAGTGCAGCCCTCGATATGACCCAGCCCGAGCTGGAGGTCGTGATTTCTTTATTGAAACCGGGCTTTCTTCCGCGTGTTGAATGGTGGATTGAACAGCAGCAGGGGACGGTTGTGGACTCAGGGAAAAGCACCACTCGCGCATCAATTCGGGCGACGCTTTCCGCGGATTCTGTAGCTGCGCTGGCTGAACTGGCCGAGGTGGAGTGGATTGAGCCGTTTATTCAAATGGAGGTCTTCAATAATGTTGCCGTTGAAGCGCCGCGGATGAATGTGAAGACCGTTTGGGAGACGCATGGGTTGACCGGAGCCGGGCAGGTGGTTGCGGTTGGAGATACCGGGCTTGATTTGGGAAATCTGGAGACAATCCATCCGGATTTTTCCGGACGTATTCGGTATGCATCCAGTTATCTTTACGGGGATAATTGGAAAGATTACAACGGGCATGGAACCCATGTTGCCGGTTCGGTATTGGGAGATGGTTCGGCATTCAGCAACGGACTATATCGCGGAGTGGCTTATGAATCTGAGCTGGTAATGCAGGCACTGGGAGACAACAGCGGGACTGCGGCGATCTATGGCCCCAGCCCGCTGGGAATCCTGTTTGAAGAGGCTTATACCAACGGCGCCCGGATTCATCATAACAGCTGGGGCGCTGATGCCGCCGGAGCATACACATCCCAATCTCGCGATGTGGACGATTTTATGTGGCAGAACGACGATATGCTGATTGTCTTTTCTGCCGGAAACGCTGGAGAGGATGCCAATGGCGATGGCGTGATTGACTGGCAGTCCCTCGGAGTCCCCGGAACGGCTAAAAACTGCCTGACGGTCGGCGCGGCGGAGTCGGATCGGCCTGCCGGAAGCGGCGGATATTCCAGTAAGTCATGGGGAGGGGTAAGGCCTGTGCAGTATTCGGAGCCGCCGATTCGTGACGATTTAATTTCCACGTCTGACGATGGAGTGCATCAGGGCATGGCTGCGTTTTCGAGCCGAGGGCCCTGCGCGGACGGCCGCATTAAACCGGATGTCGTCGCTCCAGGAACTGATATTATTTCCTGCCGGGCCCGGGACGGGGCTTCTGATGGATGGGGACTTCTGAGTGGGGAGGCTGGAGAGTATTATAAATTCAGCGGCGGGACCAGTATGTCGGGCCCGCTGGTTTCAGGTGTGGCGGCGCTGGCGCGGCAGTATTTTGAGGAATACCACAGTGTTCCCAATCCGAGTGCCGCGCTGCTGAAGGCGGCTCTGATTAATGGCGCAGTGTCCCTTTATCCCGGTCAGTACGGAACCAACGATTTTTTGGAAATTCCGAATACGACCGGAAACAATGTTGAGGGCTGGGGGCAGGTGAATGCCGGAAATACCTTTTTCCCGGAAGGGAAAGAAAATGTGTTTTGGGATCGCAACCGCCTGCAGACTTCCGAAAAGCATATCTTTGAACTGAATGTGACCGGGACCAATGGACTCAGCACGACGCTGGTGTGGAGCGATCCGCCGGCTTCACTGCTTTCGTCGCTCCAGCTGGTAAACGACCTCGACCTGATATTGATCTCGCCGTCCGGCGTGACGAATCGGCCCAACGGATTGGTCAGTGCGGACCATACCAATAATGTGGAACAGGTGGATCTGGCAGTTTGCGAAACCGGCCTTTGGACCATGGTGGTCTCTGGCTACAGCGTTCCGGAAGGGCCTCAGTCGTATGCGCTCTTTTCCTCGTTCAGCGGTGATGCGGGAAATACGTTTGAAGTGACGTCCGTTTGGCATGAGCCGACTATTGTCGTCGGGGCAGAGGAACCCGTGGATTTGTTTGCCAGCCTGACGACCGGCGGGAAGGCGCTGGCAGGTGTTGGAATGAGCTGGCGGGAAGACGATGGCGCATGGAAGTATCAGGCTATGAGCTTCATTGCAACCAATGGAGAGAATCTGGTGTATTCCACGCAGATTCAACCGTCTTCGGTGGGAGCTGTGGTTGATTATTATGCCTATGCCTTGCTGGACCTGGAGCTGATCACAAGCCCGACGAATCAGTTCGGCGTTAACAGCCCGGTGCTGTATGTGTCTACATCCGGTTCGCAGACCTGGCCGTATGATTCACTCGAGCGAGCGTACACCAATTTGAATCAGGCATTCAATGCTGCGCTTCCGGGAAGGGAGATTCGAGTCGATGACGGTTCGTATGAGGTACAGCTGATGTCCTTTGACGATGACATTACGCTGACTTCCTTAAATGGGCCGGGGTCAACCATTCTGGATTTCACAGCTCAGAATTATCCGGGGATCATTCTTTATGCCGGCACTGTTTCCGGGGTCACCATACAGGGCGGCTTGTCACCGGTTGACATTGCCGCCGGCGGGGTGACGGTTGCCGGCGGCACACTTTCAAACTGCTGGGTGCGGAATAACTTTTCGTACTATCTTGCAGGCGGAGTGTATCTGTATGACGGCCTGGTGAAGGATTGCCGGATCGAAAACAACCTCTGCTACTATTACGGTGGCGGGCTCCTGACGCGGGGCGGACTTGTTGAGAACTCGATTATTGATGGCAACCAGTCCGGATTGGATGCCGGTGGTGTCGAGGTGTGGGGCGGAACGATTCGCAACTGCACGTTTGTGAACAACTACGCCGGCGGCTATGGCGGCGGCGTGGATATCGGTGATGTTGCGTTGGTCGAAAACTGCATCGTGCTTTCAAACAACGCCGCTCTCGGTGGCGACAACTGGTATGAGTGGGTGCCGATGAACATGCGCTACAGCTGTACAACGCCGCTTCCTTCCGGCATTGGGAACATGGATATTGACCCGCTGTTCGCTGATTTTGATGCGGGGGACTACCATCTGCGAAGCACTTACGGACGCTTTGCTGCCGGCGGATGGGTTGTGGACTCTGAAGACAGTCCGTGCATCGATTTCGGCAATCCGCTCTCCGATGCTTCCCGTGAACCGACGGTAAGCCGCGTCAACATGGGTGCATACGGAAATACAGCCGAAGCATCCCGCAGTGGAACCAATGAAACCCGCCTGATCGTGCAGGCCGTTGACGGGGCGACCGATCCGGCTGCGGGAGTACATATTTATTCGCCGGAAGATTTTGTAGCGGTTTCTTTGGCGGACGATCCGTTTACGGTGGGTACCACTCAGTATCAGTTTTCGGCGTGGTCCACGGACAACAGCTGGGCGCGGAGTTTGAGTACAAACGAGTCGCTGGATCTTTCTATGACCAACAACTGGATTGTTCGCGTCTCGCACGACCTGTTTTACCGGGCCGATTTATATGCGGGGACAAACGGAACCGTTGCTTTCAGCAATGGCTGGTATGCTGCCAACAGTATGTTGTCCGCAACAGCCACGCCCGACCTGTATTACGTGTTTGATGAGTGGGCTGGCGAGAACACCTCGGTCGCGAATAATCCTCTGACCATTCAACTCACACGGCCCGTTGAACTCTACGCACGGTTTGTTCTGGGCCGCACCGCCAGTGGCGTGCCGCACTGGTGGCTCGGGCAATATGGATTCACCAACAACTACGACGCAGTGGCGGCCGAAGACCCGGACGGTGACGGTGCTCAGACCTGGCAGGAGTATGTTGCCGGAACGCAACCGTTCAACTCCAACTCAGTGCTGCGGCTCAATCTGGAAATGCAGCCGGGAACCAATTCGCTGTCGTGGATGGCGCAGGCGGACCGCACATACACCCTGTATTACGGAACCAACCTGACAGAAGGAATCAACAACGTGCTGGTCGAGTACTATTCAATCTTCCCGATGCCGCTTTGGCTGCCCGACTATCTGCATGCGGATCAGCCGTCCGTCTTCTACCGCCTCGAAGTCGAGTACGACGGCGATTAA
- the efpL gene encoding elongation factor P-like protein EfpL produces MIKAADLKRSSVIEIDGVPHTVENIQLSTPTARGGNTIYRVRFRNVTTKAKVDKSYKGGDALQEASFDTTQVQYLYKEGDRYTFMDLESYEQFELLESDIEDALPFLIEDMEGITALISDGKVLTIRMPATLEMEIIECPPSMKGASATSRTKPATLATGLIVQVPEYIAPGEIIKVDTEERRFLSRA; encoded by the coding sequence ATGATAAAAGCTGCAGATTTGAAAAGATCATCCGTCATCGAGATTGACGGCGTACCGCATACCGTTGAAAACATTCAGCTGAGCACACCAACTGCACGCGGAGGCAACACCATTTATCGCGTCCGTTTCCGTAACGTAACCACCAAAGCCAAGGTGGATAAAAGCTACAAAGGCGGTGACGCTCTTCAGGAAGCTTCTTTCGATACCACGCAGGTGCAGTACCTTTATAAGGAAGGTGACCGCTACACCTTCATGGATCTCGAATCCTACGAACAGTTTGAATTGCTCGAGAGCGATATTGAAGACGCACTTCCCTTCCTCATCGAAGACATGGAAGGCATTACCGCGCTGATTTCTGACGGCAAAGTGCTGACCATTCGCATGCCCGCCACACTGGAAATGGAAATCATCGAATGTCCGCCGTCCATGAAAGGCGCCTCGGCCACATCGCGCACCAAACCTGCCACTCTCGCCACCGGTCTGATCGTCCAGGTTCCGGAGTACATCGCCCCCGGCGAAATCATCAAAGTCGATACCGAAGAGCGCCGCTTCCTTTCGAGGGCATGA